Proteins from a genomic interval of Zingiber officinale cultivar Zhangliang chromosome 2A, Zo_v1.1, whole genome shotgun sequence:
- the LOC122042590 gene encoding uncharacterized protein LOC122042590 — MTVLEFPCARREAAPSPTMDRASGPTASTRSRRRAAPWRPSLVAISEDVALFAGDGAAKAARGGGDGPRKSRAKSTSRVVPRSLKEDYGLYGVAKVVPTFAPAAFIF; from the exons ATGACGGTGCTGGAGTTCCCCTGTGCCCGGCGGGAGGCCGCGCCGTCGCCGACGATGGATCGGGCGTCAGGACCAACCGCGTCGACTAGGAGCCGGAGAAGGGCCGCTCCGTGGCGGCCGTCACTGGTCGCGATCTCGGAGGACGTCGCTCTGTTCGCCGGGGATGGCGCCGCCAAGGCCGCAAGGGGCGGCGGCGACGGGCCGCGCAAGTCGAGGGCCAAATCCACGAGCAGAGTCGTTCCGCGCTCCCTCAAGGAAGATTACGG GCTCTATGGAGTCGCTAAAGTTGTGCCCACGTTTGCTCCAGCCGCCTTCATATTCTAA
- the LOC122042589 gene encoding histone H2A.6-like: MAGRGKTLASGAAKKGTSRSSKAGLEFPVGRIARFLKTGKYAERVGAGAPVYLASVLEYLAAEVLELAGNAARDNKKTRIVPRHIQLAVRNDDELTKLLGSVTIASGGVMPNIHNLLLPKKLSKPSGAGDDES; encoded by the exons ATGGCGGGAAGAGGGAAGACGCTAGCATCAGGGGCCGCGAAGAAGGGGACTTCGCGGAGTAGTAAGGCCGGGCTCGAGTTCCCTGTCGGCCGGATCGCGCGGTTCTTAAAGACCGGCAAGTACGCCGAGCGAGTCGGCGCAGGCGCCCCCGTTTACCTCGCCTCCGTACTCGAGTACCTGGCAGCTGAG GTTCTGGAGTTGGCGGGCAATGCTGCGCGGGACAACAAGAAGACTCGCATCGTGCCGAGGCACATCCAGTTGGCGGTGAGGAACGACGACGAGCTAACGAAGCTGCTCGGATCCGTGACCATTGCCAGCGGCGGCGTGATGCCCAACATCCACAACCTTCTCCTCCCTAAGAAGCTGTCCAAGCCTTCTGGTGCCGGCGACGACGAAAGTTGA